One window of Corallococcus caeni genomic DNA carries:
- a CDS encoding tetratricopeptide repeat protein, whose translation MHRILLSLFLSLTLGCASTTAGTRSASPSHTAQAAPAEHGRLLSLKEILQRMEASSVKYQLGEKDSPPDGWADTLWPQRVEPLPYARVVREGDSAMLAPPYDDPESERLIAEAEPHFQANRFDEAAKLYARATEACPKCVNAWIFRGDAALFAGKPEEALGHYRKAAELNPDDYRGHFFLGHTLARLGRRAEAREAFASALVLNPRLTTLRKLLASTPRFGLVITPDVVVPRGMAERTETGVAVYYDGHYGTAWLAFASCKALWLGEPSHRKEMTGSDSDTQFTSTEELECLNATLTGYEVAKQQKDADTTTPDKGLERLGQIAEAGMADMLVLFELASRVHPQATLTMSDDVRQRLRAYVLEYVLLERD comes from the coding sequence ATGCACCGCATCCTCCTGTCCCTGTTCCTGTCGCTCACGCTCGGCTGTGCCTCGACGACAGCGGGCACCCGGAGTGCATCGCCCTCGCATACCGCTCAAGCGGCTCCGGCGGAGCATGGGCGCCTTCTGTCGCTGAAGGAGATCCTCCAACGCATGGAGGCCTCGTCCGTGAAGTACCAGCTGGGCGAGAAGGACTCCCCGCCGGACGGATGGGCGGACACGCTCTGGCCGCAGCGGGTCGAGCCGCTGCCGTATGCACGAGTCGTGAGGGAGGGGGACTCGGCCATGCTCGCGCCGCCCTACGATGACCCCGAGTCAGAGCGCCTGATCGCGGAGGCCGAGCCGCACTTCCAGGCCAACCGCTTCGACGAGGCCGCGAAGTTGTACGCGCGCGCCACCGAGGCCTGCCCGAAGTGCGTGAACGCCTGGATCTTCCGAGGCGACGCGGCGCTCTTCGCCGGCAAGCCCGAGGAGGCGCTCGGCCACTACCGCAAGGCCGCCGAGCTCAACCCCGACGACTACCGCGGGCACTTCTTCCTGGGACACACGCTGGCGCGACTGGGGCGGCGTGCCGAGGCCCGCGAGGCCTTCGCCTCCGCGCTGGTCCTCAACCCGCGCCTGACCACGCTGCGCAAGCTGCTCGCATCGACTCCCCGGTTCGGGCTCGTCATCACGCCAGACGTGGTGGTGCCGCGTGGCATGGCCGAGCGAACGGAGACCGGCGTGGCGGTGTACTACGACGGCCACTACGGCACAGCGTGGCTCGCGTTCGCTTCGTGCAAGGCGCTGTGGCTGGGGGAGCCCTCGCATCGCAAGGAGATGACGGGCAGTGACAGCGACACCCAATTCACCTCCACCGAGGAGCTTGAATGCCTGAACGCCACGCTCACGGGCTACGAGGTCGCGAAGCAACAGAAGGACGCGGACACGACGACTCCAGACAAGGGCCTGGAGCGCCTCGGGCAGATCGCCGAGGCCGGGATGGCCGACATGCTCGTGCTCTTCGAACTCGCGTCGCGCGTCCATCCACAAGCCACGTTGACGATGAGCGATGACGTGCGCCAGCGGCTGCGCGCCTATGTCCTCGAGTACGTCCTGCTGGAGCGCGACTGA
- a CDS encoding proprotein convertase P-domain-containing protein, which yields MNSRLRRFLSFSSVPLLLSCGAAAVSDTPAAALAVQTQELASGTPAGNGVVLFLNDWTTTYAVLDTQVPLNAQAAQSIITWRNGPDGLAHTGDDRRFVSIEQVDDLLYVGPAALSALETYARGTGRVELPVDGWVGTFHGVSFNVAEARRALAVVNTQSAAALQATYNVPAAAANAMVAARPFYDILKLGRLPGVDATALQNLKTATQQGAEGDPCTGAATCGPALECEGIPYDNSSPYGRCVTAVSTPGDGASCSRFVPCQDGLACHGLDSGATEGWCRPAWMSGEFTAYADLTLQGNTTPQTSTQPVVGLATVPEDITVELDLAHNNPSRLVLTLEDPGGETALLWDGPNEGTPPKRIPVTRGIPRDGSVNGLWKLHVVNPSGVGNGKLREWKLKLTSRWD from the coding sequence ATGAACTCCAGACTCCGTCGTTTTCTGTCGTTTTCCTCGGTTCCCCTCCTCCTGAGCTGCGGCGCTGCCGCGGTGTCGGACACGCCGGCCGCGGCGCTGGCCGTGCAGACGCAGGAGCTGGCCTCGGGCACGCCCGCGGGCAACGGGGTGGTGCTGTTCCTCAATGACTGGACCACCACGTACGCCGTGCTGGACACGCAGGTGCCGCTCAACGCGCAGGCGGCGCAGAGCATCATCACCTGGCGCAACGGGCCGGACGGCCTCGCGCACACGGGGGACGACCGGCGCTTCGTCTCCATCGAGCAGGTGGATGACCTCCTGTACGTGGGGCCCGCGGCGCTGAGCGCGCTGGAGACGTACGCCCGGGGCACGGGCCGGGTGGAGCTGCCGGTGGACGGCTGGGTGGGCACGTTCCACGGCGTGTCCTTCAACGTCGCGGAGGCGCGGCGGGCGCTGGCGGTAGTGAACACGCAGTCCGCGGCGGCGTTGCAGGCGACGTACAACGTGCCCGCGGCGGCGGCGAACGCGATGGTGGCGGCGCGGCCGTTCTACGACATCCTGAAGCTGGGCCGGCTGCCGGGCGTGGACGCGACGGCGCTCCAGAACCTCAAGACGGCCACCCAGCAGGGCGCGGAGGGCGACCCGTGCACGGGCGCCGCGACGTGCGGGCCCGCGCTGGAGTGCGAGGGCATCCCGTACGACAACTCCAGCCCCTACGGCCGCTGTGTGACGGCGGTGAGCACCCCGGGGGACGGCGCGTCGTGCTCGCGCTTCGTGCCGTGTCAGGACGGGCTGGCGTGCCACGGCCTGGACTCGGGCGCGACGGAGGGCTGGTGCCGGCCGGCGTGGATGTCCGGCGAGTTCACCGCGTACGCGGACCTGACGCTGCAGGGGAACACGACGCCGCAGACGTCGACGCAGCCGGTGGTGGGGCTGGCGACGGTGCCGGAGGACATCACGGTGGAGCTGGACCTGGCGCACAACAACCCGTCCCGGCTGGTGCTGACGCTGGAGGATCCGGGTGGGGAGACGGCGCTCCTGTGGGACGGCCCCAACGAGGGCACGCCCCCCAAGCGCATCCCGGTGACGCGCGGCATCCCGCGTGACGGCTCCGTCAACGGCCTGTGGAAGCTGCACGTCGTGAACCCGTCGGGCGTGGGCAACGGCAAGCTGCGTGAGTGGAAGCTGAAGCTGACCAGCCGCTGGGACTGA
- a CDS encoding WD40/YVTN/BNR-like repeat-containing protein codes for MSTFRRSFLALFLGVSVGAVLAVACNSPTGCEGCVNERGVCLRGTQDSACGSFGEACVACGDGTVCMEGACAQEVPDAGAEVDAGTDAGTDLDAGTDLDAGSAPDAGTDVDAGTTTGFRLVPSTTTATLRDVAVVSPTEAYAVGFRGTVLRWNGSQWSAAGSPTSEDLYSVTLAEGGGWAVGAGGTFLSLTNGTWSVYGSSPTAALLTGVSAVSARSAMAVGKEGDQRQALVWDGSQWTKFATGASHPYTTVSDVFMLADGTAFAAQDSMIMRWKDTDWEQLTTPTTTILQGVWASSAKEAFAVGSSGVLMRWTSTSGRVMEQRAPFPFLHGVWGSSPSDVWAVGSSGVIMHWNGDGWTQVASPTTQELFGVSGTGPDDVWIVGAGGTLLHGP; via the coding sequence ATGTCGACATTTCGACGGAGTTTTCTGGCCCTGTTCCTGGGCGTGAGCGTGGGCGCTGTCCTGGCGGTGGCGTGCAATTCCCCGACAGGGTGCGAGGGCTGCGTCAACGAACGGGGCGTCTGCCTCCGAGGCACCCAGGATTCGGCCTGTGGCTCCTTCGGCGAGGCGTGTGTCGCGTGTGGCGACGGCACCGTGTGCATGGAGGGCGCCTGCGCACAGGAGGTACCCGACGCGGGCGCGGAGGTCGACGCGGGCACGGACGCGGGCACCGACTTGGACGCGGGCACCGACTTGGACGCGGGCTCGGCCCCTGACGCGGGCACCGACGTGGACGCGGGCACGACGACCGGGTTCCGGCTCGTGCCGAGCACCACCACGGCGACCCTGCGGGACGTGGCCGTCGTGTCACCCACGGAGGCGTACGCCGTGGGCTTCCGTGGCACCGTGCTGCGGTGGAATGGCAGCCAGTGGAGCGCCGCCGGCTCGCCGACGTCCGAGGATCTCTACTCGGTGACGCTCGCCGAGGGCGGAGGCTGGGCGGTGGGCGCGGGCGGCACCTTCCTGTCCCTGACGAACGGCACCTGGTCCGTTTACGGCAGCTCCCCGACGGCGGCCCTGCTCACGGGTGTCTCCGCGGTGTCCGCGCGGAGCGCCATGGCGGTCGGCAAGGAGGGGGACCAGCGCCAGGCGCTCGTCTGGGACGGCTCGCAGTGGACGAAGTTCGCCACGGGCGCTTCCCATCCGTACACCACGGTGTCGGATGTCTTCATGCTCGCGGACGGCACGGCCTTCGCCGCCCAGGACAGCATGATCATGCGGTGGAAGGACACCGACTGGGAGCAGCTGACCACTCCCACGACGACGATCCTCCAGGGGGTCTGGGCTTCTTCCGCCAAAGAGGCCTTCGCCGTGGGCTCTTCGGGCGTGCTCATGCGGTGGACGTCCACGTCCGGCCGGGTCATGGAGCAGCGGGCGCCCTTCCCCTTCCTCCACGGCGTCTGGGGAAGCAGCCCGAGCGACGTCTGGGCCGTGGGTTCAAGTGGAGTGATCATGCACTGGAACGGCGACGGCTGGACGCAGGTGGCCTCGCCGACGACCCAGGAGCTGTTTGGTGTTTCGGGCACGGGACCGGACGACGTCTGGATCGTCGGAGCCGGGGGCACCCTCCTCCACGGCCCCTGA
- a CDS encoding DUF4114 domain-containing protein, whose product MRPRFLHIPYLMAGSVLLSMALPGPASAALPLSCYDTDLEADYEPPFSAESFQFLEQMALTPQQTLVANPHLALTSAEYIVLPVSQRVTATYVHDASGTSPSLGYLYVDDLKSRGYLDVNGNLLDLNGNGITDLHEDLYNLAPPTGSQARPYVGTTRRCSRTFTSGGFTYSQPELALNESCTSAFASGVLLQDARPGSHPNVRIDVVGSNTPALPRTGYSDNGLFARIPNLLEPAHAANNNRGLGHPVFFLADDGQTADLGTLPGGRELVFFLIVANDSIHLPYEGRVYPCLRKAANGQCTLHLKTSTSVFFSKSKWNLDQDPVGQMPVATRNIGCASSEYCDPWAPHPLDGACAVASTGQNLCGWLEDEALARLGTAPYGNTSLPMEASTVAVSGNGNMPHVSLGAPSSTPQNWLLAFEELTGGGDRDFNDAVFQFRGEASSEVRSRVLFPSPISPDPACAISHMRLRKDDVLGAGCDSSAAISYAVATDCHVCTSGSCSINFTPTWHPVTFAAGAQEAIIDVSSTPGSKPCWMARMSGISQACLPSISNVDVGYVFVPVSP is encoded by the coding sequence ATGCGTCCGCGTTTTCTTCACATCCCGTATCTGATGGCCGGGAGCGTCCTGCTCTCCATGGCCCTGCCAGGGCCGGCCAGCGCCGCTCTGCCGCTCAGTTGTTACGACACCGACCTGGAGGCCGACTACGAGCCGCCCTTCTCGGCCGAGTCCTTCCAGTTCCTCGAACAGATGGCGCTCACGCCACAGCAGACGCTTGTCGCCAACCCGCACCTGGCGCTCACGTCCGCGGAATACATCGTGCTTCCCGTGTCCCAGCGGGTGACCGCCACGTACGTGCATGACGCCTCTGGCACGAGCCCCTCGCTGGGGTACCTCTACGTGGATGACCTCAAGTCACGGGGCTACCTCGACGTGAATGGCAACCTGCTGGATCTCAACGGCAATGGCATCACGGACCTGCACGAGGATCTCTACAACCTGGCCCCGCCCACGGGCTCCCAGGCGCGTCCCTACGTGGGGACGACCCGGCGCTGTAGCCGCACCTTCACCTCGGGAGGCTTCACGTACAGCCAGCCCGAGCTGGCACTTAACGAGTCCTGCACCAGCGCCTTCGCGTCAGGCGTGCTCCTGCAGGATGCCCGCCCTGGCAGCCACCCCAACGTGAGAATCGACGTGGTGGGGAGCAACACGCCCGCGCTCCCTCGCACCGGCTACTCGGACAACGGGCTCTTCGCGCGCATCCCCAACCTGTTGGAGCCCGCCCACGCCGCCAACAACAACCGGGGCCTGGGCCATCCGGTCTTCTTCCTGGCCGATGATGGCCAGACGGCGGACCTGGGAACCCTCCCGGGTGGACGGGAGCTGGTCTTCTTCCTGATCGTCGCGAACGATTCCATCCACCTCCCCTACGAGGGCCGGGTGTATCCGTGCCTGCGCAAGGCGGCCAACGGCCAGTGCACCCTGCACCTGAAGACCTCCACCTCCGTGTTCTTCTCCAAGTCGAAGTGGAACCTGGACCAGGATCCCGTGGGCCAGATGCCTGTCGCGACCCGCAACATCGGGTGCGCGTCCTCGGAGTACTGCGACCCCTGGGCCCCCCACCCGCTCGACGGGGCTTGCGCGGTCGCCTCCACGGGACAGAACCTGTGCGGATGGCTGGAGGACGAGGCCCTGGCCCGCCTCGGCACGGCGCCCTACGGAAACACCTCGCTCCCCATGGAAGCCTCCACGGTCGCTGTCTCGGGCAACGGCAACATGCCGCACGTCAGCCTGGGAGCTCCGAGTAGCACGCCGCAGAACTGGCTCCTGGCCTTCGAGGAGCTCACCGGCGGCGGTGACCGGGACTTCAACGACGCCGTCTTCCAGTTCCGGGGCGAAGCGAGCAGCGAGGTGAGGTCGCGCGTGCTGTTCCCCTCCCCCATCTCCCCAGACCCGGCTTGCGCCATCAGCCACATGCGCTTGCGCAAGGACGACGTGCTGGGCGCCGGTTGCGATTCCAGCGCCGCCATCTCCTATGCGGTGGCCACGGACTGCCACGTGTGCACCAGCGGCTCATGCAGCATCAACTTCACGCCCACCTGGCATCCGGTGACGTTCGCCGCGGGAGCCCAGGAGGCCATCATCGATGTCTCCAGCACGCCGGGCAGCAAGCCCTGCTGGATGGCTCGCATGTCCGGGATAAGCCAGGCCTGTCTGCCTTCCATCTCCAACGTGGACGTGGGCTACGTCTTCGTCCCCGTGTCCCCCTGA
- a CDS encoding SRPBCC family protein: protein MLHKLIGAEFRACVERDHEGKPAHVVVAQRVYPTDVEDLWDAVTNPERIPRWFMPIEGQLQQGGRYQLKGNAGGTITRCDRPTAFDLTWEMNGGMSWVTVRLAPEGKGTRLTLEHIVHAADVEQFWSQFGPGATGVGWDLGFLGLGQYLETGRDVAAEAAASWVASDEAKAFMRSSARSWADAHVAAGEAPDVARGMAERTAAFYTGG, encoded by the coding sequence ATGCTTCACAAGCTCATTGGCGCCGAGTTCCGCGCATGCGTCGAGCGCGACCACGAAGGCAAGCCGGCCCACGTGGTCGTCGCCCAGCGCGTCTATCCCACCGACGTGGAAGACCTGTGGGACGCGGTCACCAACCCCGAGCGCATCCCGCGCTGGTTCATGCCCATCGAGGGGCAGCTGCAGCAGGGCGGGCGCTACCAGCTCAAGGGGAACGCGGGAGGGACCATCACCCGCTGCGATCGGCCCACGGCGTTTGATCTCACCTGGGAGATGAACGGCGGCATGAGCTGGGTGACCGTCCGCCTGGCACCGGAAGGCAAGGGCACGCGGCTGACGCTCGAGCACATCGTGCACGCCGCGGACGTGGAGCAGTTCTGGAGCCAGTTCGGCCCGGGCGCCACGGGCGTGGGCTGGGACCTGGGCTTCCTGGGGCTGGGCCAGTACCTGGAGACGGGCCGGGACGTGGCCGCGGAGGCCGCGGCCAGCTGGGTCGCCTCCGACGAAGCGAAGGCCTTCATGCGCTCAAGCGCCAGGTCCTGGGCAGACGCCCACGTGGCGGCCGGTGAGGCCCCGGACGTGGCCCGAGGGATGGCCGAGCGCACGGCCGCGTTCTATACAGGAGGCTGA
- a CDS encoding ArsR/SmtB family transcription factor — MHAFDVLGDPVRRRILELLAEGEHASGEVVAVVQREFGITQSAVSQHLKVLRDNGFATVRVDGARRLYAVDAAPLAEVDAWLNRFRAFWTPKLDALATEVARGKKKRGD, encoded by the coding sequence ATGCACGCCTTCGACGTCCTCGGCGATCCGGTACGCCGCCGCATCCTGGAGCTGCTGGCGGAGGGCGAGCACGCCTCGGGCGAGGTCGTGGCCGTGGTGCAGCGCGAGTTCGGCATCACCCAGTCGGCCGTCTCGCAGCACCTGAAGGTCCTGCGGGACAACGGCTTCGCGACGGTGCGGGTGGATGGCGCCCGGCGCCTCTACGCGGTGGACGCCGCGCCCCTGGCGGAGGTGGATGCCTGGCTGAACCGCTTCCGGGCGTTCTGGACGCCGAAGCTGGATGCCCTGGCCACCGAGGTGGCCCGGGGCAAGAAGAAGCGGGGCGACTGA
- a CDS encoding OmpA family protein produces the protein MKLKAFCIAVSLLAVPGVAAAQSPFDSLKKAAGDASKSTVEKRVNTKLTDEGRKNQCSFKTGTAELAPGCDAKLKKLTNALVDAKKQLVAAGVKSYKFEVSGHTDSTGDAAKNKSLSEQRAETIVKELVARGIPRGEITAVGYGSERPLVKPDNTEAKRAQNRRYELQVRL, from the coding sequence ATGAAGCTCAAGGCGTTCTGCATCGCCGTGTCGCTGTTGGCCGTCCCCGGCGTGGCCGCCGCGCAAAGCCCCTTTGATTCCCTGAAGAAGGCCGCGGGCGACGCCAGCAAGTCCACCGTCGAGAAGCGCGTCAACACGAAGCTGACGGACGAGGGCCGCAAGAACCAGTGCAGCTTCAAGACGGGCACCGCCGAGCTGGCCCCCGGCTGCGACGCGAAGCTCAAGAAGCTCACCAACGCCCTCGTCGACGCGAAGAAGCAGCTCGTCGCCGCCGGGGTCAAGAGCTACAAGTTCGAGGTCTCCGGCCACACCGACTCGACGGGTGACGCCGCGAAGAACAAGTCGCTCAGCGAGCAGCGCGCGGAGACCATCGTCAAGGAACTCGTCGCGCGCGGCATCCCTCGCGGGGAGATCACCGCCGTGGGCTACGGCTCCGAGCGCCCCCTGGTGAAGCCGGACAACACCGAGGCGAAGCGCGCGCAGAACCGCCGCTACGAACTCCAGGTCCGCCTGTAA